From Variovorax sp. PMC12, the proteins below share one genomic window:
- a CDS encoding aldehyde dehydrogenase family protein translates to MQNFDNLIAGEWRAGASYSPNVNPSNLSDVLGQYTQGDAAHVDAAVAAATAAFPAWATGSIQARSDALDKIGNEILARKEELGTLLAREEGKTKAEGIGEATRAGQIFKFFAGECLRLSGEVLPSVRPNIGVEITREPVGVVGLITPWNFPIAIPAWKIAPALAFGNCVVLKPADLVPGSAWALSEIISRSGIPAGVFNLVMGRGSVIGNALVNHPGIHAISFTGSVGVGRNIAIQCVTNHKKVQLEMGGKNPQVILDDADLAQAVELSVQSAFYSTGQRCTASSRLIVTEGIYPKFIAAMKERMAKIKVGDALAQGTDVGPVSSKSQLDQDMEYVSIGKGEGATLAAGGELLKLETDGYYMSPALFSESAASMRINKEEIFGPVASVIRVKNYEEALATANDTEFGLSAGIATTSLKYATHFKRHSQAGMVMVNLPTAGVDYHVPFGGRKGSSYGPREQGRYAQEFFTTVKTAYTLA, encoded by the coding sequence ATGCAGAACTTCGACAACCTCATCGCAGGCGAATGGCGTGCCGGCGCGAGCTACAGCCCCAACGTGAACCCGAGCAACCTGTCCGACGTGCTCGGCCAGTACACGCAGGGCGATGCCGCCCACGTGGACGCTGCCGTCGCGGCGGCTACCGCAGCCTTTCCGGCATGGGCCACGGGCAGCATCCAGGCCCGCTCCGACGCGCTCGACAAGATCGGCAACGAGATCCTCGCGCGCAAGGAAGAGCTGGGCACGCTGCTGGCGCGCGAAGAAGGCAAGACCAAGGCCGAAGGCATTGGCGAGGCCACGCGCGCGGGCCAGATCTTCAAGTTCTTCGCCGGCGAATGCCTGCGCCTGTCGGGCGAGGTGCTGCCGTCGGTGCGGCCCAACATCGGCGTGGAAATCACGCGCGAGCCGGTCGGCGTGGTCGGCCTCATCACGCCGTGGAACTTTCCCATTGCCATTCCGGCCTGGAAGATCGCGCCCGCGCTGGCATTCGGCAACTGCGTGGTGCTGAAGCCCGCGGACCTGGTGCCGGGCAGCGCCTGGGCGCTGAGCGAGATCATCAGCCGCTCGGGCATTCCGGCCGGCGTGTTCAACCTGGTGATGGGGCGCGGCAGCGTGATCGGCAATGCGCTGGTCAATCATCCGGGCATCCACGCGATCAGCTTCACCGGCTCGGTGGGCGTGGGCCGCAACATCGCGATCCAGTGCGTCACCAACCACAAGAAGGTGCAGCTCGAAATGGGCGGCAAGAACCCGCAGGTGATCCTGGACGACGCCGACCTCGCACAGGCCGTGGAACTGAGCGTGCAGAGCGCGTTCTACTCGACCGGCCAGCGCTGCACAGCGTCGAGCCGCCTCATCGTCACGGAGGGCATCTATCCGAAGTTCATCGCCGCCATGAAGGAACGCATGGCGAAGATCAAGGTGGGCGACGCGCTCGCGCAGGGCACCGACGTGGGCCCGGTCTCGTCGAAGTCGCAGCTCGACCAGGACATGGAATACGTCTCCATCGGCAAGGGCGAGGGCGCCACGCTGGCGGCCGGCGGCGAGCTGCTGAAGCTGGAGACCGACGGCTACTACATGTCGCCGGCGCTCTTCAGCGAATCGGCCGCGAGCATGCGCATCAACAAGGAAGAGATCTTCGGCCCGGTGGCAAGCGTGATCCGCGTGAAAAACTACGAGGAAGCACTGGCCACGGCCAACGACACCGAGTTCGGCCTGTCGGCCGGCATCGCCACCACGTCGCTGAAGTACGCCACACACTTCAAGCGCCACAGCCAGGCCGGCATGGTGATGGTCAACCTGCCGACGGCGGGTGTGGACTACCACGTGCCTTTCGGCGGCCGCAAGGGCTCGAGCTACGGTCCGCGCGAGCAGGGGCGTTATGCGCAGGAATTCTTCACTACGGTGAAGACTGCCTATACGCTGGCTTGA
- the gudD gene encoding glucarate dehydratase, producing the protein MTSPESVVSKAVPGAPVVTGMRVVPVAGHDSMLMNLSGAHGPFFTRNLLILTDSAGRTGVGEVPGGEKIRQTLEDARGLIVGQRIGNHNAVLNSMRSAFAGRDSGGRGLQTFDLRVTIHAVTAVEAALLDLLGQFLEVPVAALLGEGQQRDAVQMLGYLFYVGDRKKTDLPYESDPGADNDWFRLRHEEAMTPEAIVRLAEATHARYGFTDFKLKGGVLRGEEEVEAIRALHERFPQARVTLDPNGGWLLQDAIRLCRDLHGVMAYAEDPCGAEGVFSGREVMAEFRRATGLPTATNMVATDWREMVHSLSLQSVDIPLADPHFWTLQGSVRVAQLCQAWGLTWGSHSNNHFDVSLAMFTHVAAAAPGKVTAIDTHWIWQDGQRLTKAPLRIEGGFVKVPTRGGLGVELDMDEVEKAHQLYLKHGLGARNDAQAMQYLIPDWTFDNKRPCMVR; encoded by the coding sequence ATGACAAGTCCTGAATCCGTTGTTTCCAAAGCCGTGCCGGGTGCACCCGTCGTCACCGGCATGCGCGTGGTTCCCGTCGCGGGCCACGACAGCATGCTGATGAACCTCAGCGGCGCGCACGGCCCGTTCTTCACGCGCAACCTGCTGATCCTGACCGACAGCGCCGGGCGCACCGGCGTGGGCGAGGTGCCCGGCGGCGAGAAGATCCGCCAGACGCTGGAAGACGCGCGCGGCCTCATCGTGGGCCAGCGCATCGGCAACCACAACGCGGTGCTCAACAGCATGCGCAGCGCTTTTGCCGGCCGCGACAGCGGCGGCCGCGGGCTGCAGACCTTCGACCTGCGCGTGACCATCCACGCGGTAACGGCCGTCGAAGCCGCGCTGCTCGACCTGCTCGGCCAGTTCCTCGAAGTGCCCGTGGCGGCCCTGCTCGGCGAAGGCCAGCAGCGCGACGCGGTGCAGATGCTCGGCTACCTCTTCTACGTGGGCGACCGCAAGAAGACCGACCTGCCCTACGAGAGCGACCCCGGCGCCGACAACGACTGGTTCCGCCTGCGCCACGAAGAAGCCATGACGCCCGAAGCCATCGTGCGCCTGGCCGAGGCCACGCATGCGCGCTACGGCTTCACCGACTTCAAGCTCAAGGGCGGCGTGCTGCGCGGCGAGGAAGAAGTCGAGGCCATCCGCGCCCTGCATGAGCGCTTTCCGCAAGCGCGCGTGACGCTCGACCCGAACGGCGGCTGGCTGCTGCAGGACGCCATTCGCCTGTGCCGCGACCTGCACGGCGTGATGGCCTATGCCGAAGACCCCTGCGGCGCCGAAGGCGTGTTCTCCGGCCGCGAGGTGATGGCCGAGTTCCGCCGCGCCACCGGCCTGCCGACCGCGACCAACATGGTGGCCACCGACTGGCGCGAGATGGTGCACAGCCTCTCGCTGCAGTCGGTCGACATTCCGCTGGCCGATCCGCACTTCTGGACCCTGCAGGGCTCGGTGCGCGTGGCGCAGCTGTGCCAGGCCTGGGGCCTGACCTGGGGCTCGCATTCGAACAACCACTTCGACGTGTCGCTCGCGATGTTCACGCACGTGGCCGCTGCCGCGCCGGGCAAGGTAACAGCCATCGACACGCACTGGATCTGGCAGGACGGCCAGCGCCTGACCAAGGCGCCGCTGCGGATCGAAGGCGGCTTCGTGAAGGTGCCTACGCGCGGGGGCCTGGGCGTGGAGCTGGACATGGACGAGGTCGAGAAGGCGCACCAGCTGTACCTGAAGCACGGCCTTGGCGCTCGCAACGATGCGCAGGCGATGCAATACTTGATCCCCGACTGGACTTTCGACAACAAGCGACCGTGCATGGTCCGCTGA
- a CDS encoding NAD-dependent epimerase/dehydratase family protein, whose translation MKDNKMNRLLLTGAAGGLGKVLRERLKPFAEVLRLSDIASLAPAADAHEEVVPCDLSDKAAVDALVDGCDAIVHLGGVSVERPFEEILEANIKGVFHIYEAARRHGVKRVVFASSNHVIGFYKQSEHIDAHAPRRPDGYYGLSKSFGEDVAQFYFDRWGIETVSIRIGSSFPEPANRRMMSTWLSYHDLTALIEKSLFVPDVKHTVVYGMSNNRDVWWDNSAAAHLGFLPRDSSEVFRDKVEAQPPVAPTDPNAIYQGGAFTAQGPFGDER comes from the coding sequence ATGAAAGACAACAAGATGAACCGCCTCCTGCTGACCGGCGCCGCCGGCGGCCTCGGAAAGGTGCTGCGCGAGCGCCTCAAGCCATTCGCCGAGGTGCTGCGGCTCTCGGACATCGCCTCGCTGGCGCCGGCCGCCGATGCGCACGAGGAAGTCGTGCCCTGCGACCTGTCGGACAAGGCGGCGGTCGATGCGCTGGTGGACGGCTGCGACGCCATCGTCCACCTGGGCGGCGTGTCTGTCGAGCGGCCGTTCGAGGAAATCCTCGAAGCCAACATCAAGGGCGTGTTCCACATCTATGAGGCTGCGCGCCGCCACGGCGTGAAGCGCGTGGTGTTCGCCAGCTCGAACCACGTGATCGGCTTCTACAAGCAGAGCGAGCACATCGACGCGCATGCGCCGCGCCGGCCCGACGGCTACTACGGCCTGTCGAAGTCCTTCGGCGAGGACGTGGCGCAGTTCTACTTCGACCGCTGGGGCATCGAGACCGTCAGCATCCGCATCGGCTCCTCGTTCCCCGAGCCGGCCAACCGCCGGATGATGAGCACCTGGCTCAGCTACCACGACCTGACCGCGCTGATCGAGAAGTCGCTGTTCGTGCCGGACGTGAAGCACACGGTGGTCTACGGCATGTCGAACAACCGCGACGTGTGGTGGGACAACAGCGCCGCCGCGCACCTGGGCTTTTTGCCGCGCGACAGTTCGGAAGTGTTCCGCGACAAGGTCGAGGCACAGCCGCCCGTCGCGCCGACCGACCCGAACGCCATCTACCAGGGCGGCGCCTTCACGGCACAAGGCCCGTTCGGCGATGAGCGCTGA
- a CDS encoding FadR/GntR family transcriptional regulator has translation MVQSTAGNPSISEAPAEAAFVGRPRQRARGLAHGLVEDLGEKIRNQSLRPGDKLPTESAIMQAYGVSRTVVREALSKLQAGGLVETLHGVGTFVLQPRTGGVFRLDPGEIAASVDVLAVLELRISLETESAGLAASRRTDEQLVAMRQALDDFEHNVVVAGDTVGPDFRFHLQIAESTGNPYFADIMRHLGTTLIPRTRISAIRTHEGGAPYLSRVNREHEEIYAAIARRDPESARAAMRIHLTNSRERLRMAQEAAQQQKAKADAVTADGAASADNATSS, from the coding sequence ATGGTTCAGTCGACTGCGGGTAATCCCTCGATATCGGAAGCGCCGGCGGAAGCGGCGTTCGTGGGGCGTCCGCGCCAGCGCGCACGCGGCCTCGCGCATGGTCTGGTGGAAGACCTGGGCGAGAAGATCCGCAACCAGTCGCTGCGGCCCGGCGACAAGCTGCCGACCGAGTCGGCCATCATGCAGGCCTACGGCGTGAGCCGCACCGTGGTGCGCGAGGCGCTGTCGAAGCTGCAGGCCGGCGGCCTGGTCGAGACGCTGCACGGCGTGGGCACCTTCGTGCTGCAGCCGCGCACGGGCGGCGTGTTCCGCCTCGACCCCGGCGAGATCGCCGCTTCGGTCGACGTGCTGGCCGTGCTCGAGCTGCGCATCAGCCTGGAGACCGAGTCGGCCGGCCTTGCCGCCAGCCGCCGCACCGACGAGCAGCTCGTGGCCATGCGGCAGGCGCTCGACGACTTCGAGCACAACGTGGTCGTGGCGGGCGACACCGTGGGGCCGGACTTCCGCTTCCACCTGCAGATCGCCGAATCGACCGGCAATCCCTACTTCGCGGACATCATGAGGCACCTGGGGACCACCCTCATTCCGCGCACCCGCATCAGCGCGATCCGCACGCACGAGGGCGGGGCGCCTTACCTGAGCCGCGTGAACCGCGAGCACGAAGAAATCTACGCGGCCATTGCGCGCCGCGACCCCGAATCGGCCCGCGCGGCCATGCGCATCCACCTGACCAACAGCCGCGAGCGCCTGCGCATGGCGCAAGAGGCCGCGCAGCAGCAGAAGGCGAAAGCCGATGCCGTCACCGCCGACGGTGCTGCTTCGGCCGACAACGCCACCTCGAGCTGA
- a CDS encoding glycine betaine ABC transporter substrate-binding protein, which produces MHLPRCLRRLALVLTLAWLGLAHVANVAHAADDTLRVGSKRFTESYILAELLAQTAAPHTASPPVVRQGLGNTAIVYEALRSGAIDMYAEYTGTIALEILKGSPADTREAMNAALAPMGLGVAIPLGFNDGYALAVRAADADRLGLRTLSDLAKHPELKLGLSNEFIGRADGWKGLAERYGFKQTPSGLDHGLAYDAIGARQIDAIDIYTTDAKIDHLGLRVLEDDRKYFPRYDAVVLYKLDLPNRLPEAWAALKTLEGSVDEHAMIAMNARAELQSVPFDVIARDFLASSGKEAKAGQQQPKEERRGFTAKLFGPDLWKLARQHLFLVALSVGVAILIGVPIAILVFPHVRLRALVLGFASLLQTVPSLALLAVLISMLGAIGALPALIALTLYSLLPIMRNTVTGLAEVPDGLRLAGTALGMTPPQSLRLVLLPLALPTLLAGVRTATAIAIGTATIAAFIGAGGFGERIVTGLALNDRELLMAGALPAAALALVSEGLFELIELWMRRGRGALAA; this is translated from the coding sequence ATGCATCTGCCCCGTTGCCTCCGCCGCCTTGCCCTGGTCCTGACGCTCGCCTGGCTGGGCCTGGCGCATGTAGCGAATGTCGCGCATGCGGCGGACGACACGCTGCGCGTCGGCTCCAAGCGCTTCACCGAGTCGTACATCCTTGCCGAGTTGCTGGCGCAGACCGCCGCGCCGCACACCGCGTCGCCGCCCGTCGTGCGGCAGGGCCTGGGCAACACGGCCATCGTGTACGAGGCGCTGCGCTCGGGCGCGATCGACATGTATGCCGAATACACCGGCACCATCGCGCTGGAAATACTCAAGGGCTCCCCGGCGGACACGCGCGAGGCCATGAACGCGGCGCTCGCGCCGATGGGCCTGGGCGTCGCGATTCCGCTGGGCTTCAACGACGGCTATGCGCTCGCGGTGCGCGCGGCCGATGCCGACCGGCTGGGCCTGCGCACGCTGAGCGACCTGGCGAAGCACCCTGAACTCAAGCTGGGCCTTTCCAATGAATTCATAGGCCGCGCCGACGGCTGGAAGGGCCTGGCCGAGCGCTACGGCTTCAAGCAGACACCCTCGGGGCTCGACCACGGGCTGGCATATGACGCCATAGGGGCCAGGCAGATCGACGCGATCGACATCTACACCACCGACGCGAAGATCGACCACCTGGGCCTGCGCGTGCTGGAGGACGACAGGAAGTACTTTCCGCGCTACGACGCGGTGGTGCTCTACAAGCTCGATTTGCCCAACCGCCTGCCCGAGGCCTGGGCTGCTTTGAAAACGCTCGAAGGCAGCGTGGACGAGCACGCGATGATCGCGATGAATGCCCGCGCCGAACTGCAGAGCGTGCCCTTTGACGTGATTGCGCGCGACTTTCTCGCGAGCTCCGGCAAGGAAGCGAAGGCGGGGCAGCAGCAGCCGAAGGAAGAGCGCCGCGGCTTCACCGCCAAGCTGTTCGGGCCGGACTTGTGGAAGCTGGCACGGCAGCATCTGTTCCTGGTGGCGCTGTCGGTCGGCGTCGCGATTCTCATCGGCGTGCCGATCGCGATCCTGGTGTTCCCGCATGTGCGGCTGCGCGCGCTGGTGCTGGGCTTCGCGAGCCTGTTGCAGACGGTGCCTTCGCTGGCGTTGCTGGCGGTGCTGATCTCGATGCTCGGCGCCATCGGTGCATTGCCGGCGCTGATCGCGCTTACGCTCTATTCGCTGTTGCCGATCATGCGCAACACGGTCACGGGCCTGGCCGAGGTGCCTGACGGCCTGCGGCTGGCGGGCACGGCGCTGGGCATGACGCCGCCGCAGAGCCTGCGGCTGGTGCTGTTGCCGCTGGCGTTGCCGACGCTGCTCGCGGGGGTGCGCACGGCGACGGCGATCGCGATCGGCACGGCGACGATTGCGGCTTTCATCGGTGCCGGCGGGTTCGGCGAGCGCATCGTGACGGGGTTGGCGCTCAACGACCGGGAGCTGCTGATGGCGGGCGCGTTGCCGGCTGCTGCGTTGGCTTTGGTCAGCGAAGGGCTGTTCGAGTTGATCGAGCTTTGGATGCGGCGCGGGCGCGGGGCGCTTGCGGCCTAG
- a CDS encoding Bug family tripartite tricarboxylate transporter substrate binding protein has protein sequence MTINRRGALGAALATTLAASLPARVLAQGSGGNWPSKPLKLIVPYPPGGSSDIIARAISQPLSEALGQSVIVDNRAGANGNLGADLLAKAPADGYTLMLCDLGALAISPSLYPKLPFDPSKDLRGVAMLAYSPHLLVVHPSVQANTLKELVELSKKSDLNFAVTASGSTAHLAGIELQRKVGAKWEYVPYKGGVQAVLDTVAGQTQVLMNGMLATYPQVQAGKLKLIAVSKATRMPLIGNVPTIAEQGAPGYESGTWQGVVAGRGVPDAVIARLNRELVRIIRTPDIRARLAGQGAEVVTMAAPEQDQFFAKERARWAQVVKEANVRLD, from the coding sequence ATGACCATCAACCGACGCGGCGCGCTAGGGGCCGCACTTGCCACGACACTGGCCGCGAGCCTGCCCGCGCGGGTTCTTGCGCAGGGCAGTGGCGGCAACTGGCCGTCCAAGCCGCTCAAGCTCATCGTTCCGTACCCGCCGGGCGGTTCGTCCGACATCATTGCGCGGGCGATCAGCCAGCCGCTGTCCGAGGCGCTCGGCCAGTCGGTCATCGTCGACAACCGCGCCGGTGCCAACGGCAACCTCGGCGCCGACCTGCTGGCCAAGGCGCCGGCCGACGGCTACACGCTGATGCTGTGCGACCTGGGTGCGCTGGCCATCAGCCCCTCGCTGTACCCCAAGCTGCCGTTCGACCCGTCGAAGGACCTGCGCGGCGTGGCCATGCTGGCCTACTCGCCGCACCTGCTGGTGGTGCACCCGTCGGTGCAGGCGAACACCTTGAAGGAGCTGGTCGAGCTCTCGAAGAAAAGCGATCTCAACTTCGCCGTCACCGCCAGCGGCAGCACCGCGCACCTCGCGGGCATCGAACTGCAGCGCAAGGTGGGCGCCAAGTGGGAATACGTGCCCTACAAGGGCGGCGTGCAGGCGGTGCTCGACACGGTCGCGGGCCAGACGCAGGTGCTGATGAACGGCATGCTCGCCACCTATCCGCAGGTGCAGGCCGGCAAGCTCAAGCTCATCGCGGTGTCCAAGGCCACGCGCATGCCGCTGATCGGCAACGTGCCGACCATCGCCGAGCAGGGCGCCCCCGGCTACGAGTCGGGCACCTGGCAGGGCGTGGTCGCGGGACGCGGCGTGCCCGACGCCGTGATCGCGCGGCTCAACCGCGAACTGGTGCGCATCATCCGCACGCCCGACATCCGCGCCCGGCTCGCCGGGCAGGGCGCCGAAGTCGTGACCATGGCCGCGCCGGAGCAGGACCAGTTCTTCGCCAAGGAACGCGCGCGCTGGGCGCAGGTCGTCAAGGAAGCGAACGTCAGGCTCGACTGA
- a CDS encoding TRAP transporter substrate-binding protein yields MKFAKKTLIALSACAAAALTTMAAHATEFRSADIHPDDYPTVTAVKFMSERLKALSGGKHSIKVFNNSSLGSEKDTIEQTKIGALQMVRVNIAPMNNICAETQVPTMPFLFRSVDHLHKVLDGPIGEEILKSCEKQGFVGLAYYDSGARSMFTAKKPVRSFADMKGLKVRVQQSDLWVSMLEAMGANATPMPMGEVYTGLKTGLIDAAENNYPTYESARAFEVAKYYSKTEHSMAPEMLLFSKRVWDKLSAEEQGWIRQAAKESVPYMRKQWEEREVKSLATVKASGAEIIEVDKAPFQAAMKPVYDKFITDAKLKDLVKRVQDTK; encoded by the coding sequence ATGAAATTCGCAAAGAAGACACTGATCGCACTTTCCGCGTGCGCAGCAGCCGCGCTGACCACCATGGCTGCACACGCCACCGAGTTCCGTTCGGCCGACATCCACCCCGACGACTACCCCACCGTGACCGCGGTGAAGTTCATGAGCGAGCGCCTGAAGGCGCTGTCCGGCGGCAAGCACAGCATCAAGGTGTTCAACAACAGTTCGCTCGGCAGCGAGAAAGACACGATCGAGCAGACCAAGATCGGCGCGCTGCAGATGGTGCGCGTGAACATCGCGCCCATGAACAACATCTGCGCCGAGACGCAGGTGCCCACCATGCCCTTCCTGTTCCGCTCGGTCGACCACCTGCACAAGGTGCTCGACGGCCCGATCGGCGAAGAGATCCTGAAGTCGTGCGAGAAGCAGGGCTTCGTGGGGCTGGCCTACTACGACAGCGGCGCGCGCTCGATGTTCACGGCCAAGAAGCCGGTGCGCAGCTTCGCCGACATGAAGGGCCTGAAGGTGCGCGTGCAGCAGTCCGACCTGTGGGTGTCGATGCTCGAGGCCATGGGCGCCAACGCCACGCCGATGCCCATGGGCGAGGTCTACACCGGCCTGAAGACGGGGCTGATCGACGCCGCCGAGAACAACTACCCCACGTACGAAAGCGCGCGCGCCTTCGAAGTGGCCAAGTACTACAGCAAGACCGAACACTCGATGGCGCCCGAGATGCTGCTGTTCTCCAAGCGCGTGTGGGACAAGCTCTCCGCCGAAGAGCAGGGCTGGATCCGCCAGGCCGCCAAGGAATCGGTGCCCTACATGCGCAAGCAGTGGGAAGAGCGCGAAGTGAAGTCGCTCGCCACGGTGAAGGCCAGCGGCGCCGAGATCATCGAAGTCGACAAGGCCCCGTTCCAGGCCGCGATGAAGCCGGTGTACGACAAGTTCATCACCGACGCGAAGCTGAAAGACCTCGTCAAGCGCGTGCAGGACACGAAGTAA
- the kdgD gene encoding 5-dehydro-4-deoxyglucarate dehydratase translates to MNPQELKTIMGSGLLSFPLTDFDANGDFNKSSYEKRLEWLAPYGASALFAAGGTGEFFSLTGDEYPGIIKTAVDTCRGVVPIIAGAGGPTRFAIQCAQAAEKAGAHGILLLPHYLTEAGQEGLAAHVEAVCKSVNFGVIVYNRATSRLKPDTLAGLAERNPNLVGFKDGIGDIEAMVAIYQKMGDRFAYLGGLPTAEVYAAAYKAMGTPVYSSAVFNFIPKTAMDFYKAVAADDLPTQHRLLKNFFMPYLELRNRVPGYAVSIVKAGAKIVGHDAGPVRAPLTDLKPAEMEQLKALIDALGPQ, encoded by the coding sequence ATGAACCCGCAAGAACTCAAGACCATCATGGGCTCCGGCCTGCTCTCGTTCCCGTTGACCGACTTCGACGCGAACGGGGACTTCAACAAGAGCAGCTACGAGAAGCGCCTCGAATGGCTCGCCCCCTACGGCGCCAGCGCGCTGTTCGCGGCCGGCGGCACGGGCGAATTCTTCTCGCTCACCGGCGACGAGTACCCCGGCATCATCAAGACGGCGGTGGACACCTGCCGCGGCGTGGTGCCGATCATTGCCGGTGCCGGCGGCCCCACGCGCTTTGCCATCCAGTGCGCGCAGGCAGCCGAGAAGGCCGGGGCGCACGGCATCCTGCTGCTGCCGCACTACCTCACCGAAGCCGGCCAGGAAGGCCTGGCCGCGCACGTCGAGGCCGTGTGCAAGAGCGTGAACTTCGGCGTGATCGTCTACAACCGCGCCACCAGCCGCCTCAAGCCCGACACGCTTGCCGGCCTGGCCGAGCGCAACCCCAACCTCGTGGGCTTCAAGGACGGCATCGGCGACATCGAGGCCATGGTCGCCATCTACCAGAAGATGGGCGACCGCTTCGCCTACCTGGGCGGCCTGCCCACGGCCGAGGTCTATGCCGCCGCCTACAAGGCGATGGGCACGCCGGTGTATTCGTCGGCCGTCTTCAACTTCATTCCGAAGACCGCCATGGACTTCTACAAGGCCGTGGCCGCCGACGACCTGCCCACGCAGCACCGCCTGCTGAAGAACTTCTTCATGCCCTACCTCGAGCTGCGCAACCGCGTGCCGGGCTACGCGGTGAGCATCGTGAAGGCCGGCGCAAAGATCGTCGGCCACGACGCCGGCCCCGTGCGCGCGCCGCTCACCGACCTGAAGCCGGCCGAGATGGAGCAACTCAAGGCGCTCATCGACGCGCTCGGCCCGCAGTAA
- a CDS encoding SMP-30/gluconolactonase/LRE family protein, which produces MSAELVLDARNGTGESPVWHAREQALYWVDIPARTLNRWHAGEGHAKWTAGEMIACIAPRADVPGEWIAGMESGLFSLKPQADSTLAASSLARVEHAAPAMRFNDGRCDRQGRFWAGTMLLDMAAGARVGRLYSYGRGDSSAALRLDDLVVPNGLAFSPDGRTMYLSDSHPTVQAVWAFDYDTETGTPGNRRLFIDMKPLPGRPDGAAMDTDGCYWICGNDAGLVHRFRPDGRLDRSLEVPVKKPAMCAFGGAGLDTLFVTSIRPGGIDLSDQPLAGGVFALRPGAQGMPEPAFGA; this is translated from the coding sequence ATGAGCGCTGAACTCGTTCTCGACGCGCGCAACGGCACCGGCGAAAGCCCGGTGTGGCATGCGCGCGAACAGGCGCTCTACTGGGTCGACATTCCGGCGCGCACGCTGAACCGCTGGCATGCGGGCGAAGGCCACGCGAAGTGGACCGCCGGCGAAATGATCGCCTGCATCGCGCCGCGCGCAGATGTGCCGGGCGAATGGATCGCCGGCATGGAGAGCGGCCTGTTCTCGCTCAAGCCGCAGGCCGACAGCACGCTGGCCGCCTCGTCGCTGGCGCGCGTCGAGCACGCCGCCCCGGCCATGCGCTTCAACGACGGCCGCTGCGACCGCCAGGGCCGCTTCTGGGCCGGCACGATGCTGCTCGACATGGCGGCGGGCGCACGTGTGGGCCGGCTCTACAGCTACGGCAGGGGCGACAGCAGCGCCGCCCTGCGCCTCGACGACCTCGTCGTGCCCAACGGCCTGGCCTTCAGCCCCGACGGCCGCACGATGTATCTCTCGGACTCGCACCCCACGGTGCAGGCCGTCTGGGCCTTCGACTACGACACGGAAACCGGCACCCCCGGCAACCGCCGCCTCTTCATCGACATGAAGCCCCTGCCCGGGCGCCCCGACGGCGCGGCCATGGACACCGACGGCTGCTACTGGATCTGCGGCAACGACGCCGGCTTGGTGCACCGCTTCAGGCCCGACGGCCGGCTCGACCGCTCGCTCGAAGTGCCGGTGAAGAAGCCCGCGATGTGCGCCTTCGGCGGCGCCGGGCTCGACACCCTCTTCGTCACCTCCATCCGGCCCGGCGGCATCGACCTGTCGGACCAACCACTGGCCGGCGGCGTGTTCGCGCTGCGGCCCGGCGCACAGGGCATGCCCGAGCCGGCCTTCGGCGCCTGA
- a CDS encoding TRAP transporter small permease has product MYTKLCRTLARACMWLGIFGLVAVICAVSWQVFGRYVLNNTPTWAESLALLLVLYVTMLGVAVGVRDAGHIGLESFLVLAPDWLRLKMEYLIHALILLFGVAMAWNCASLAESVWDYRLPTLWISEGWKYVPAAISGVLIVMFSIEHIIALAQGREVEPAWA; this is encoded by the coding sequence ATGTACACCAAACTTTGCCGCACCCTCGCACGTGCCTGCATGTGGTTGGGCATCTTCGGTCTCGTCGCGGTGATCTGCGCCGTGAGCTGGCAGGTGTTCGGCCGCTACGTGCTGAACAACACCCCCACCTGGGCCGAAAGCCTCGCGCTGCTGCTGGTGCTCTACGTCACCATGCTCGGCGTGGCTGTGGGCGTTCGCGACGCGGGCCACATCGGGCTCGAATCCTTTCTCGTGCTCGCACCCGACTGGTTGCGGCTGAAGATGGAATACCTCATCCATGCACTGATCCTGCTGTTCGGCGTTGCCATGGCATGGAACTGCGCCTCGCTCGCCGAATCGGTGTGGGACTACAGGTTGCCCACGCTCTGGATCTCGGAGGGGTGGAAATACGTGCCCGCCGCCATCTCGGGCGTCCTCATCGTGATGTTCTCCATCGAACACATCATCGCGCTCGCCCAAGGCCGCGAAGTCGAACCTGCCTGGGCCTGA